The genome window CAGCACCAGTGCGTCGTAACCGATCCAGCGCGTGCCCTGCGGGCCATCGGCCAGCAGTTGTCGGTCCTGCGCCATCAACAACTGGGTCTGCGCCAGAAATTCGATCTTGCTCGCCGCCAGCTGCGCCAGCACGCGCGCGGCCAGCTTCGGCGGCGCATGGGCCACATCGTGACGCCAGATCTGGCCGCCGGCGCGCGCCTGCAGATCGACCAGGGCCACGCGCCGGCCATGCCCAGCCGCGGCAAGCGCCGCCGCCAGTCCGGCCGGACCGGCACCGGCCACGATCACGTCGTAGTGCAGCGCGCGCGGCTCAGGCATCGGTCCACACCTGCATGCCGGCGCGCACCGGGGTGATGCAGGCGCGCCACTGACCGACGCCGTCGATGCGCACCCGGCATTCGCTGCACACGCCCATGCCGCACAGCGGCGCGCGCGGCTGGCCGCTGCGCGAACGGCGGAAATGCGCCGCCACCTGCGCCACGGCCGCGGCCACGCTGCTGCCGTCCAGCACCTCGACAGTCTGCCCATTGACCTGCAGGCGCAGCATCGGCGCGCTCACGACAGCGCCCGCATGGGCGCGAACGGCGCCGGATCCAGCGCAGGGGTGCGCTGCAGCAGCAGATCCAGCAGCAAGCGCGCGCTGCCCAGCGCGGTGGTCACGCCCAAGCCTTCGTGGCCGGCCGCGACCCAAACGCCATCGCGCTCCGGCACCGCGCCCAGGTAGGGACGGCCATCGGGCGTGGCCGGACGCAGCCCGGTCCAGACCCGGATCGCCTGCAGCTGGCGCAACGCCGGCAGGAACGCGAACGCGCGCTCGAGCATGCGTTGCAGCATCGGCATCGACACGCTGCGATCGCTGGCATCGAATTCGCGCGAGGAGCCGATCAGGATCTGCCCGGTCGGCCGCGGCTGCACGTTGAACGCCACGCTGCTGCCGTCGCTGCCATGCGCGCTGTCGGCATAGCCAAGCTCCAGCAATTGGTGGCCGACGAAGCCGGGATAGCGGTCGGTGATGACCAGTTGCCCCTTGCGCGCACGCATCGGCAATTCCGGCAGCAACTCCGTCAACGCGCAGCCGGTGGCGACCAGCACCGGCCCGCTCAGCCGGCTGCCGTCGTCCAGCAGCACGCCGCCGCCGGCCAGCGCCAGCGCGCGGCACCCGGCATACAGCTGCGCACCGGCGGCGAGCGCCCGCTCGACCAGATGTCGCGCCATCCGCGGCGGATACACCACCGCTTCGGCGGCCACGCGCATGCCGCCGGCCAGCCCCGGCACCAGCGCCGGCTCCAGCCGGTACAACGCCTCGGCATCGATCGCCTCGGCGTGCACGCCGGCCGCAGCCAGGCGTTGGATCTTGGCCGGGATCGCCTCCAGCTCGCTTGCCTGCCGCGCCACCCACAGCGTGCCGCAGCGGCTGAATTCGGCCGCCGGCAAGTGCGCGAATTCTTCCCACAGGCGCAGCGAATACGCCGACAGCGCCAATTCCGCAGGATCCTCGTCCATCGCCACCAGATGGCCCATCGCCGCAGCGGTGGAACCGCCGCCAATCGTGCCCGACTCGACGATCGCCACCCGCAACCCGGCCGCCGCGGCCGCATCGGCGCAGGCCGCGCCGACGATGCCGGCGCCGACGACGATCAGGTCGAAGCCGCTCATCCGGCGCCGATGCCCCAGGCGAACGGATCCTGCGCATCGATCAGCAACTGCGCGCGCGCGGTGAGATGCGCCTGCCCGGTGATCCGCGGCAGCACGCCGCGGCTGCCAGCCACGTAGCTGCCTTCGAACAGGCTGCCGAGGATGCCCTCCTGGCGCCACACCTGGCCGGGCGCCAGCTTGCCGTCGGCGGCCAGGCACGCCAGCTTGGCGCTGGTGCCGGTGCCGCACGGCGAGCGGTCGTAGGCCAGGCCCGGGCACAGCACGAAGTTGCGCGCATCGGCGCCGGCGCCAGGCGCCGGGCCGTTGATCTCGATATGGTCGATCTCGCCATCGTCGGCGCCGCGGATGCCGGCCGCTTCCAGCGCCAGCCGCAGCGCTTCGGTGTACGCGGTCAGCGCGCGCTGGTTGCGCAGCTCCAGCGCGCACGGCGTCTGCTCGGTGATGAAGAACCAGTTGCCGCCCCAGGCCACGTCGCCACGCACGCGGCCGTAGCCCGGCACCTGCACCTCAATGCTGGCGGCGTGGCGGTAGCTTTCCACGTTGTCCACCGAGACCCGGCCGTCGTCGTGCAACTTCACCCCGACCGTCCCCACCGGGGTCTCGATGCGGTGCGTGCCCGGCGCCAGCCGGCCCAGCTCGGCCAGCGTGCGCACCAGGCCGATGGTGCCGTGGCCGCACATGCCCAGATAGCCGACGTTGTTGAAGAAGATCACCGCGGCGCAGGCATCGGCCGCGATCGGCGGCAACAGCAGCGCGCCGACCATGGTGTCCGAGCCGCGCGGCTCGCAGGCGATGGCGCTGCGCCAGCGATCGAAGCGATCGCGGAACAGATCGCGCCGCTGCGGCAGCGGGCCGGTGCCCAGGTCGGGAAAGCCGGCGACGACGACACGGGTCGGTTCGCCGCCGGTATGCGAGTCGATCACATCGAGTGTATGCATAGATCCATGCTCACATTCCGGGCCACTGGCGGCTAGCAGCGTTTGCGTGTCATAAATGCGGAAGTTCGCACAACCCCAGCGTCCCGGAAGGCCCGACTTAGGCTAGGATCGACAAACAGGGGGAGGCTTGCCGCGGCTTGCCTGCCGCCGCAGCCTACTACCGCCCGGTGAGTGCAGATGGATACTTTGATTTCCGCGCTGGAAATGCAGACGCTGTTCGACGCGCTGCCGGACGTGGTGTTCTTCGTCAAGGACCGCGACGGCCGCTACACCCACGTCAACCTGACCCTGGTGCGGCGTCTGGGCAAGAAATACCGTGCCGACCTGATCGGCAAATCGGCGCTGGAAGTGTTCCCGCTGCCGCTGGGCGGCAGCTACGTGATGCAGGACCGGCGCGTGCTGTGCGGCGAGATGATCGAGAACCAGTTGGAAGTGCACCTGTTCCCGAACCGCACCCCGGGCTGGTGCCTGACCTTCAAGCGCCCGCTGTGCGAGCACAACGAAGTGATCGGCGTGGTCGGCATCTCGCGCGACCTGGGCCAGCCGGACAGCCGCCATTCGGCCTACGAACGCATCAGCCGCGCGATGGAGCACATGCAGAACCACTACGGCGACAACCTGCGCGTGCAGACCCTGGCCGACCTGGCGGAACTGTCGGTGGCGCAGCTGGAACGGCATTTCCGCCGCGTGTTCCAGCTGACCCCGCAGCAATTACTGACCAAGATGCGCATCGAAGCGGCGATGCGCCTGCTGCATGGCGAGGACAGCATCGCCAGCATCGGCCAGGTCTGCGGCTTTGCCGACCAGAGCGCGTTCGCGCGCCAGTTCAAGGCCACCGTCGGCATGACCCCGCGGGATTATCGGTCGATGAAGGGGAAGCTTTGAGGGGG of Xanthomonas translucens pv. cerealis contains these proteins:
- a CDS encoding (2Fe-2S)-binding protein — translated: MLRLQVNGQTVEVLDGSSVAAAVAQVAAHFRRSRSGQPRAPLCGMGVCSECRVRIDGVGQWRACITPVRAGMQVWTDA
- a CDS encoding NAD(P)/FAD-dependent oxidoreductase, with product MSGFDLIVVGAGIVGAACADAAAAAGLRVAIVESGTIGGGSTAAAMGHLVAMDEDPAELALSAYSLRLWEEFAHLPAAEFSRCGTLWVARQASELEAIPAKIQRLAAAGVHAEAIDAEALYRLEPALVPGLAGGMRVAAEAVVYPPRMARHLVERALAAGAQLYAGCRALALAGGGVLLDDGSRLSGPVLVATGCALTELLPELPMRARKGQLVITDRYPGFVGHQLLELGYADSAHGSDGSSVAFNVQPRPTGQILIGSSREFDASDRSVSMPMLQRMLERAFAFLPALRQLQAIRVWTGLRPATPDGRPYLGAVPERDGVWVAAGHEGLGVTTALGSARLLLDLLLQRTPALDPAPFAPMRALS
- a CDS encoding 4-hydroxyproline epimerase, which gives rise to MHTLDVIDSHTGGEPTRVVVAGFPDLGTGPLPQRRDLFRDRFDRWRSAIACEPRGSDTMVGALLLPPIAADACAAVIFFNNVGYLGMCGHGTIGLVRTLAELGRLAPGTHRIETPVGTVGVKLHDDGRVSVDNVESYRHAASIEVQVPGYGRVRGDVAWGGNWFFITEQTPCALELRNQRALTAYTEALRLALEAAGIRGADDGEIDHIEINGPAPGAGADARNFVLCPGLAYDRSPCGTGTSAKLACLAADGKLAPGQVWRQEGILGSLFEGSYVAGSRGVLPRITGQAHLTARAQLLIDAQDPFAWGIGAG
- a CDS encoding AraC family transcriptional regulator, with translation MDTLISALEMQTLFDALPDVVFFVKDRDGRYTHVNLTLVRRLGKKYRADLIGKSALEVFPLPLGGSYVMQDRRVLCGEMIENQLEVHLFPNRTPGWCLTFKRPLCEHNEVIGVVGISRDLGQPDSRHSAYERISRAMEHMQNHYGDNLRVQTLADLAELSVAQLERHFRRVFQLTPQQLLTKMRIEAAMRLLHGEDSIASIGQVCGFADQSAFARQFKATVGMTPRDYRSMKGKL